Genomic segment of Populus nigra chromosome 14, ddPopNigr1.1, whole genome shotgun sequence:
TGACTTCTCACTAGAAAACAATAGTTCCTCGAGGGGATAGTCAAGCCCAATGAACTTGGCATAAAAACCTTGAACCAATCTATATCCTAGTTTTAAGCAACCTTTGTGTTAGACTTTCTTCAACACTAATATACTAACCAAGAAAAACTCTAAAAGCTATAACATCACTAAATTACAAGAATGATGGTACATTTTTATGATCTTATTCATTAGTATTAATGAAGTTCCTTTAGCAAGAAAAACTACTTTAATGATAAAGAATGTTTCAAATCAGCTTGGAAGGCATGATCTACTGTGTATACAAGATGTGCATTGTTCGTGAGAGAATCAAAAGGCTATGCAACATGATTATTACTTCAAATCAACATGATTTCCCTTATTTATCAAAGGACTTGATGGTATAAGAAAATTTAGGCTACATGTTTTTATCGACCTCATAAATATCGTTGGCACTTTGAAAGTTTAAAAGCATCCAACAAGGCCAAATAGAGTGTTGGTTCAAATCGTACAACATGTGAAGTCTATTTGGCAACCACCTAGAAGATATCTACTAGAGAAACTAGTAGATAAATGTCATTAAATTGATTATACCTCAAAgggtaataaaaatatactatgATCAATGACTAAGAATGTAAATTtcttatatatgaattaaattattcaaagtagcgatgttttgtttttaggtgaTATTCAGAGCAACATCCTCGGAACCTTCCAAGGATGGGATGGACTAAGTCTTCCTAATGCGAATGCATGATTTACCTTATAATAAGTAACACCCCACCTCACTAGTAAGATAGTGTCCGCTTTGGGCTTTCCAGTCCACCTATATCCAGGGCTTCCACCCAGATCCCCCTCACAGGTTTGTTCTTGGTAGCCACGCATGACCCCAAAACGCGTTTTACaagtcaaggtgagcatgcacttataaggccCTGGCTCTGGACGCTCGCTTTTGATGTCGGATATCACAATCTCCTTACCTTAAGACGAGCCGTCCTCTGCTCTGATATCAAatgtaacaccccacctcacTAGTAAGATATTGTTCGCTTTGGGCCTCCCAGTCCACCCATATCCAGGGTTTCCACCCAGGCCCCCTTACGGgtttgttcttggcagccacGCATGACCCCAAAACGCatcttactagtcaaggtgagcatgcacttataaggccTTAGCTCTGGACGCTCGTTTTCGATGTGGGATAGTATAGAATAGATCAAATTTTCCATAGTATGATTGCACAATTAACCTTGTAAGGGATTAACATGATTTTTCCAGTGcaattgcatattttttcaaGGATGGAATTGACATGGAATCTCTTTAGGGCAGCCTTCCTAGGCTGGGATAGACTCAGTCTTCCTTGTGCAATTGCACAATTTATCTTGAAAGGGATCAAAGTCTTCCTAATTTGATTGCATAATTTACTTGGAAGGGATTGACATGGTCTCCCTAGTGTAATTACACATTTCTCCAATGATAGGATTGGCATGACATATTTCCAAGGTAACAGCACCACAATCTTCCAATGATAGGATTGACTCATTCTCCCTAATACGATTACATAATTTACCTTGGAAGGGATCAAAGTCTCCTTAATGCGATTGTATAATTTACCTTGAAAGGGATTAATATGATTTCCCTAGTGCGATTGCACATTTCTCTAAGGATGAAATAAACTACTTCAACAACAATGTTTTGCCTTTTTAAGGACAACAACCCTAAACTCATAAGTAGATCAAACTTGAAACCTCTTAATACAGTAGCACCAATCTTCACCTACTGCCTAATGACTTTTTAATAATCCACTACAGATTTATCTGTATTAACAACCAAGATTTTCACTCGGTTCCAAACAAGGGGAAGATCCCTCCTAAATTTTGTTTAAGGTTAGACAAAGttcaaaattgataaatatttttctaagtattGGTGTTAGACCTATacaaatttttaacaattttctaAGGGTTTTTGGACcctatatgaattttttataatgggCATTGAAACTATACTGATTGTTTAAGGAAttcctttaaattaattataattataggtGTTGGAcctatataaaatttcaaaactttttcTATAGTTCTTGATTTTagtatgtaatttttattataaatgttAAACTCTTACACACAAGTCAAcatagaaatgaaaataatcaaatgttatataaaatataaaaaaatacatagataAGCTCCACATAACTGAGGCTATGTATACgagtagagagagaaaagggaaaaggCTAAGATATCTAGCCTAGGCTCCTTAACTAGATATTTTCCATGTTGAGCAGCAACAACCTTGATAAGGAACACGTCTACAAAATCAGGCACAAGAACTAGATGAAAGGCAATACTAAAGTCTACCTGCATTCCCTTTGATCTATAGAAGAAATACATGTTGGATATGACAAGAAAGATCTTGTCTGAATCGTCTCGATCAAAGCTgcaactcaaaaaaatattccttaAACTCTCAATGAGAGTTCCTTAAAGACTCCAGCTAAGCTCAAAAACTCTAAGCTTCTTCCCTGACAGCAAGAAGCTCAACCCTCAAACCATATTAGGTGGTTTTGGCTTCAAGAATCTTCTATTTCAAAATACCCACTTGGTTATAAGTGACTTGAAATAGTTTATCATTggagcttaattgaagaataacaccttgtatttttttcctttagcaATGAATAAACCACATTGAGACTCCCTATTTTCGTCTTCATAGTAGTCTTCTCCTTCTTTAGCCACTCGAAGACAACCTAATTAGCCCTATTTTTGGCAATGACCTCCCTTATATGGTTCCTCTTGGCTATCTAGAACCTCTTGTAATGAGCACACATCATGAAAGTCAGCTAAAAATAAGTGTTAGGAACAATGGTCATAAAACCAAACTACTAGGAGAAATGAGAAAAGTTCCTTAAATTGAAggtcatttatttaattaaggtCAAATAGCAGTAATAGCTCTCATTAGACATCATTGAGATGTCTAATTAATAGTGAGGATACTCTCCAATAGTCTCACCAACTCGAGACTAGTCTCCTTAAGGCCAAAACTCCCACCAACAATAGCCTCCATTAGTTGCCTTTTATTCTCAGGTAGAGTTGGGAAGCTGAAGAGAGCCTAATCAAGATCGAGGTTGATGAAAGCATCCTTAAACTTAGCTTTCTAAAAATAGCCTAGGTAGAGGGCTCAACTACTGCAGCCTTTACCAATAAACCTAGATGTTGAAGTAAAGGAAAAGGCCATCACAAAAGCCTTTTATGATTAAGGCTGAAACATTGATTTCCATGAAGGTTGAGACCTTTCTGCTCTTAAAATGGGCATCAATGCCTGCAATCACTTAAGAGAGAGTCACATCTGTTTGACCCTTGGTTATGGGAGTACTATTACCCTTTTTCTATGGGAATTCTGACCTCCGCCACTATTTTCTCAATAATAGAGCCTTTAGGAACAAAGAGTTCATCAATGATGATTGGGTAATCCTTTATCACTTTTTTAGCCCTACCTTCACTCATAACAAGAGACAAAGGTGGAGGAACCCTTTAGTAATGGGAATTACCTTAGATTTGTTGCATTCTATCTTCAGGACTTACTGATCCATTGTACCTTATTATCAGCTATCTCTTCTCCATTTCTTGACTTGCGCAGGCTTCCCACATAAAGTTCCTTTTATGGCTCTAGTGGTTTTATTGGAAAAGGTGAAAAACCAATGCATGTTATTGCCACCATCAATGTTAGCAACCAAATGGTAACAATTTTTGAAGACATTAACTATAGGCTCAATTTTAACGAGCctaaaaaacttatcataaaGGATAAAGTTATCCACCTATTAAAGTGCAACTGATATGGACCCAACTGGTAATACCTAAACACTTCCCTCACAAATATTTAGAGAGAGAAGTAATACCCCAATACATACATGCAAAAGAGGGCTATAATCTCAAATTGAACTTGGGCAGAGCCCAAGGTCTGCCGGCTAATATGCTTAGCATGATTAGGCATTTAAGTTGTGTATTCTCTTAATTGTAAAAAAGTAACAAACTCTATGTCCTCTTATACCAAGGTGCTAGGAGCATCATCCTTAAAGGTTTGAGGCAACCTCTCTCATTCTTGAGATTCCTTAGTACTATTAGGATAAGAACTTCTCCTGCGAGGAGAGTTGCTCTCCTCTCTACCAAAAGTGGACTCCAGGTTGCCTTCTCTTCTAGTTTGGAGGGCCCATTTTGATTGATCCTTGGTATTTTTTCCAGTCTTAACTGACATTCCTCTTTTTAGAGATAAATTTAACTCTTTTTAActctatatttctttttaaagtagaaaaggaaagaagcttGTGATGGAAAATACCTAGAAtgagtttttcttcttaaattagAGTAAAAGTAGTTCGAAGTTTTTAACAGAAtagtttttcaaaaagtaaaagaaaagacaaaagaaagaatGACTAGGGTTATAAAGGAAACATCTTTCCACTCTTATCATTGGATGAATGACTTTTCATATCATCTCAAATCTCTAGAAGTCCATTCAAATGTTGCATTGAATGCACGTTGTCGTTTTGTTTTCCAAGGGACACCTCCTTTCAATAAAGATAGATCACTTgatcatcttcttcaaataagGGCGAAACACATGGCCACAAAAAATCCTAATAGTTCTGTAAAGACAAATCTCATAGGAAGGTAAAAAGTATCTCATTGATGGAACAAATAACTCTAAGGTAAAAAGACTTTCTTTAATACTAGTAACCTTTCAAAATCTTTGCGTAATAAATACGTAAAGACTTGAGGGTATTGATGGATCAACGTATTTTatacgagttttttttttttgcctaaaaTCTATGTTCAAAACAAGAAACCAAAGGCAGGGTGATAACCCAACATCTTTAGACTCGGCCAAGCATTGAACTGAAGCATATATAGATCCAGCGAGCTATTAAACTCATTACCCTTAGGTTTAGCCAAGTGCTGAGCCCAAGTACAAATGACTCTAGCAATCTTATTAGGCTCTATATTGGATCTTGAGACTCTGATGAGTTAGAGACATTCCCTCTCTGATGAGTTAGAGATATTTCTCATGtgatgaataataaatattttctctttttgacACAAAAGGTGTtttaatgctataaaaaaagatgaatttttAGTCCCCCCTCCACTAATAGGTAATAATGATGGATTATAAGGATTCATTGGATATTTAAAAAGAGGACATTCACAATctcttaattataaatatttttagaatgtatatttttaaagtttatctaTCTcaaatatcattgtatttttttaaaaaaacacatttacttTAGCATACATATTTTCAGAATCCTCCCCTCCACCAAAAGTTAGATTTTTTTGGACCTCATCAAATGACAAAAATGATTATTGTATTGTTATTGATTTCAACTtagtatataaattaaaatacaaaaataatatttatttttaaaaaatatgtaaatttgACAATAACAAATATTAAGGATAAAGTCTACACatatattaagaataatatatatatttttttatatcttgttCATCCTCAttcaaatatgatataaaataattattttatcttatacaTATGTATTAAACACAATTTTAGCTTTACTCCTTATATATCATGGTTTCCATACCCCATTTGTCTATTTTATTCCATAcgaagaaacaaaacaaataccATGTAACAAAACATCATATCATTGTTTTTAGACCTGGTTTGGTGGCCGGCCCGATCCAAGGCTCGGATTCCGGGTTTTGACTGGATCACAGGGTTTTGATCGGGTCATTAGGTCGCTcgggtcaattctttttttttttaaaagaaatcaaaacgatgtcgttttaattaaaaaaaagttcacgAGTTACAACCAGGTTTTTAACCGGGTCTTACGCGGTTAACCAGGTCGCTGGATCAGCCGGGTTATAccggatttttttcttctatttttttttaactcgacCCGATTCCAAACCCGAGTTGACCTATCAAGTCGGCCGCATTGTGTTTTAAAACCATGCATcatatttatcttgaaaaaaaatttattattattattattattattattattatcttcatcAGGATCACGATTCCCGTCCgtcaaatgaaaaaacaaaagagaaggtTAGCGTTctcacttttattatttttaaggaagtataaataataataataataataaaaacaaaagtctCTTTTGATCAACAGCCCCCTCTCCCCTCCTCTTTCTTCCCTTCTTCCTCTgaccctctctttcttttcttaaaagtcACGCGTTTTCACCTCTCATTCCCTAAACCCGCCatttattttagcatttttcaTGATATCTCTTTCTAAAGTCTCAAACTTGGCTGATTGATTAGACTAAAATTGAATACAAAATCATGGGTGCTTGTTTTTCTACCATCAAAGTTAGTGGCTCTAACAGCAACAACAATACCAAGGCTAATCACAACAGAAAAGAACCCACAAAGCCACAAACAAGGACAACAAAAGCTGCAACAAGAAAAAAGCAAGAAGTTGTGCACCATCATCATCAGGTTAATAAGAATGTTAACAACGAGGCAGAAAAGAAGCTAAAGGTCAAAGAGAAGCAAAGTAGCAAGGCGATCCCTTGTGGGAAAAGAACAGATTTTGGTTATGATAAAGATTTTGATATCAGATATACAATTGGCAAATTGTTGGGTCATGGTCAATTTGGTTATACATATGTTGCTACTGATAAGGGTAATGGAGATCGAGTTGCTGTCAAaagaattgacaaaaataagGTATTgcttcttgtttcttttattattttgtgaaCTGGGGTTATATTATGGTTTTTGGAGGGCaataattaaggtttttttttttttttttttttttgtgattgttgttaatatttatGTTGGTTTTATTGGTGCAGTTGAAGATTCTGAGAAGATCCTTAAAGGGGTTTTTGCCTTTTGTTATAGATAGGttctcattttgtttatttctgttttgaatactGACTCCTCTTTACTTGAAAATCAAGGGTCTGCCAGGTCCCACCCATCATCCCCTTCTGTTTCATAAATCCCcattttctcttatatttaGAGTGCTTCAGAAATCTTTTGCGTTTGGGAATTCTATTCCTTAATGATCGTTGACTTGTTGGGTTACTTTTTTGCACATTAGGGATGTTATCATGTTGGGTGCTAGGACAAGCACTTTCTAGTGATACTCATATTAACCTGGTTCTTACTGGTTTGATGGGCTAAAGCTTGATCGAGTATCCACATCCGTATGCAATTATTGCAAGTTTGGTTTTGGTGAATACATAGCATTATTTTGCTAACTATGAACTTTGTTGCTTTTATTGTTGCTAGTATTTATCTTTAAGCAGTCGAGAATTATAGCATGACAATTAAAGGCCTTTCAGATGGTGAAATTTAGTTGGAGAGTACAGGTCTGAGAATTTGCATTAAATTGTGAATCACTTGTTTTAGACTAGTCAGGGTTtgttctccctctctctccctctctccctatCGAAGAAAgcagaaatgtttattttttattcaaaaataggTGGATAGGAATGTTCTTACTACTACATATCCTAGCCCATAATGTTGTTTTGTGTATGCCTTTCAAATGGAAAGCTACAATTGTGTTCATTGGTAGCTTTGTTCCATTCAATCATCTTAATTTTTCCCTCTCAAATTACCAGGTGAGCGGTAAtgttttgtttccttcttcAGATCGGGTAAATGAAGTTTTTAGCCATTAGTGATTCAGGTTAGACTAACTATGTGACTACCAAAAGCTTGAAAGCTTTAAGATGgaataaatattacaattttCGTCTCTTAACAAAAacctttatgtttttctttcagTAAATGTTGACTACTTCTTGCttatgtaaaattattatttggctTTTCTGGTAGATGGTTCTTCCTATTGCTGTAGAGGATGTTAAACGAGAAGTCAGGATATTGCAAGAACTCACAGGCCACGAGAATGTAGTTCAGTTTCATAACGCATTTGAGGATGAGTCTTATGTATATATTGTTATGGAGTAAGTTTCATGTTTATGGGATCTGTCTGACAATACCATTCACATATTACCATGTTGCTCCTGTAATTGCATCTCCCATTTCTGCTTATTGTCCATCATATTTTTTCTctggaatagttttttttttactatcaatCTTCGCTTGCAATGctctctattttcttttactaatcttgtccatgttttatattgtCTTTTATCAGATTATGTGAAGGTGGAGAGTTGCTAGATCGGATATTGGCAAAGTAATAAATCTTTGTTTCTCTTctgtgttaagttttttttttatttttttcctggttAAATTTATGTGAAAATAATGCACTCAGTATATCTAAAAATGACCATTTTCAGCTGAAACATTTTTCAAACTGTTCACCTTACCACtgctttattttgttgaatcAGGAAAGACAGTCGTTATACTGAGAAAGATGCAGCAGTAGTAGTGCGACAGATGCTAAAAGTTGCAGCTGAATGTCATTTGCATGGTTTGGTGCACCGCGACATGAAGCCTGAGGTATTACCAATTTTATCATATGGATAGCAAGTATATCTTTTGCGCAGAATCATGCTTCTTGAGaatggatccttttgttttttgcctgtagaattttcttttcaagtcaACCAAGGAGGACTCGCCTCTTAAAGCCACAGATTTTGGTTTGTCTGACTTCATAAAACCAGGTGAGTCGTATTTTCATCATGCAGAGATCTGACTTATGCTTATATGCATgatatttacaaaaatattaaaggaagaaaaaaacttaccATGCTTTCTATGGAGAATTTTCATAATGTGGCTGAATCCAAAagcctttattatttttacatctaCTCGTGAGACTGCAGTATTCTCTTGCCAACCTGTGGTTAGCATTTTTTCTAGCATTTGTTTCGAAACCCATAgatcatttatattatttgatctAATGAACTGCAGGCAGGAAGTTTCAAGATATTGTTGGCAGTGCCTACTACGTTGCACCTGAAGTATTAAAACGCAATTCTGGACCTGAATCAGATGTCTGGAGTATTGGTGTGATTACATACATTTTGCTATGTGGGAGGCGTCCGTTTTGGGATAAGACTGAGGATGGTATATTTAAGGAGGTGTGATACAATTTTAACTTTGGATGTGGCTTTTTTCGTTTCTGATTCCTACTTGTCTCTGGTATAAGTCATTGCAATTGGACACTCAATGGATTTAGTAGAGCCTTTAGTTGCTGTTATAGTCACTTTTAAAGTTGCTTACAGTCAATACTTGATATTGAAATGGATTCGGTATATAGTTGTGTGGAATGGTGCAAAAGGATCCATATATCCAAACCCAACTAGTGGAGACAGAGGCGTGGTTGTTGTTTTGTTGCTGCTTACATGTCAATAACCTTCCTTCCACAACGCTGTACTTACTTTTCCTTGAACTCTCTGTAATTACTTTTAATCATAGTCAGTTTGTTTTCCAAACATAAAGCAGCCAAACTATCCCATCCTTCACTTTGTTTGGTCATCACAGTTCTTCAAACAACCATATTCTTTTCCTAATGGGTTCTAACTATACCTTTTTTCTGTATACAGGCCACTTTTTGGCTCCCACTTAATTCAATCACCATGCATggatatttttctcttttgcattgttaaatattatttcatccTTCGAAAATCTAATATTTACTGTATGCAGGTTTTAAGAAACAAGCCTGATTTTCGCCGTAAACCATGGCCAACCATTAGCACTAGTGCAAAAGATTTTGTGCTGAAGTTACTGGTGAAGGATCCTCGTGCAAGACTTACTGCTGCTCAAGCTCTATGTATGTGCCATATTTAGTTTTCCATTGAAGAAATAAATGCCTGATTGTTATGATCTATTAGAATTGGGTGCACATGTTGTTTGGTTCTTAAAGcaatttttcctcttttttcttgctTAAAGAGTAAAGTTCTTGGTTTTCAACTTTTCCAGCACACCCATGGGTCAGAGAAGGAGGAGATGCATCTGAGATCCCTATTGACATATCTGTCCTGAGTAACATGCGACAATTTGTGAAGTACAGTCGTTTGAAGCAGTTTGCTCTAAGGgtaaaacaatctttctttttGTAGGATTGCTTCAAGGGAAAATATGGATGCTTTCATTTTATGAATGGTTGATATTTTGCAGGCATTGGCAAGCACGATTGATGAAGAGGAACTAGCTGATCTTAAGGATCAATTTGATGCCATTGATGTGGATAAAAATGGTGCTATTAGTCTTGAAGAAATGAGACAGGTAGTCTCTTTTTATCAAACTGTTATATGTTTTTCTCGCAAGAAACCTAAAAAATTTCATTCTGTGCATTCCATTCTCTATGAGATACATTTCCAAGTATCTGTTTTCTGTATTTTGTTGTAATGATGATGGTTTCATTGCAGGCCCTTGCTAAAGATCTTCCTTGGAAGTTGAAAGAATCACTTGTCTTAGAAATTGTTCAAGCGGTAAGCATGAATATTGTTTCCTCTGAATATTTACTGAACtccaaagaaaaaagatggaatTGAGCCTTGAATTTGTTGATGGAAGCCTTCTTATTTTCCCCATAGTAGTCATTTCTATGTTTTCTAATGTATGAAATTAGCAACGCAacttgcatttttctttttagtgaCCAACTTTTTTTCTGTTAATGAACAAAATACTTTTGGCTTTTAAGAGAGGAGTGTGAGATGCTCCTCCACCTTGGTAACTACTGGCTCCTTGCCTGGCTAGAATCTCATGACACCAGGACTAGTTATAATGTTCTTTAAGTACTTATGATGGGCATTTTCTTCTAGTGGCCATTGTTTCTTATGTTCTCCCTatctagttttgtttttcatgttaattAATACGACTCTGCTTTTGATGAAGGATCCACAATGGTTTTTAgatattcttattttatattacaatGCATTAATGTAgctatatgttttatttaaattgtttcCTTAGAGATTTTTAAGATTTCTTTGGTGCTTATACATGAAGCACCTATTCTTTTCTTCTGGAGTGGCTTTGGTGTTGTATTGCAAAACTGTACTTCCTTCCTCTATTGGATGTCTCTTTACtcaatcttctttttctctcatctATTGTTCCATCAGTTTTGCTTGTTTTGGAACTTGATTGAGCTATTTATATGTTTGATGCAGATTGACAGTAACACTGATGGACTTGTAGATTTCACCGAGTTTGTTGCAGCTGCTTTGCATGTCCATCAACTGGAGGAACACAACTCTGAGAAGTGGCAGCTGCGGTCGCAGGCTGCGTTTGAGAAATTTGATATTGATAGAGATGGATATATAACTCCAGAAGAACTTAGAATGGTATTGATATTTCTTTGCATTGAGTATCCTGCCTTGTTATATCTCTTCTTCTGCAAAACTGAAAAAGGAaacgaataaaaaatattcacatgGTAGCTGAGTTAAGGCTTTTATACTTCATGTTTATTTTAAGTGATTGTTATTGCTTACCATGTTAAGCCCATTTAAGGGCTCCATTGTGCATGTTTTGAAAACTTCGGTTGTAGTTTCATTgacaaaattaactcaaatacTTGCCTAAAAGAACTTTCCAGCTTTTGAAGTagtttcatttacttttggCTCTGAATTTATTTGGTGGTAGCTCCTAGATAATGCTTGATGTTAGTTTATgcattcatcattttcttctgaTTGTTGTATTTCACTGTCATGTGCTTAATATGCCACATTGAAGCCTCTTTGTTCATGTA
This window contains:
- the LOC133673158 gene encoding calcium-dependent protein kinase 28 isoform X1, which encodes MGACFSTIKVSGSNSNNNTKANHNRKEPTKPQTRTTKAATRKKQEVVHHHHQVNKNVNNEAEKKLKVKEKQSSKAIPCGKRTDFGYDKDFDIRYTIGKLLGHGQFGYTYVATDKGNGDRVAVKRIDKNKMVLPIAVEDVKREVRILQELTGHENVVQFHNAFEDESYVYIVMELCEGGELLDRILAKKDSRYTEKDAAVVVRQMLKVAAECHLHGLVHRDMKPENFLFKSTKEDSPLKATDFGLSDFIKPGRKFQDIVGSAYYVAPEVLKRNSGPESDVWSIGVITYILLCGRRPFWDKTEDGIFKEVLRNKPDFRRKPWPTISTSAKDFVLKLLVKDPRARLTAAQALSHPWVREGGDASEIPIDISVLSNMRQFVKYSRLKQFALRALASTIDEEELADLKDQFDAIDVDKNGAISLEEMRQALAKDLPWKLKESLVLEIVQAIDSNTDGLVDFTEFVAAALHVHQLEEHNSEKWQLRSQAAFEKFDIDRDGYITPEELRMHSGLRGSVDPLLEEADIDKDGRISLSEFRRLLRTASMSSQNVPGPSGHRNSKKL
- the LOC133673158 gene encoding calcium-dependent protein kinase 28 isoform X2, whose translation is MVLPIAVEDVKREVRILQELTGHENVVQFHNAFEDESYVYIVMELCEGGELLDRILAKKDSRYTEKDAAVVVRQMLKVAAECHLHGLVHRDMKPENFLFKSTKEDSPLKATDFGLSDFIKPGRKFQDIVGSAYYVAPEVLKRNSGPESDVWSIGVITYILLCGRRPFWDKTEDGIFKEVLRNKPDFRRKPWPTISTSAKDFVLKLLVKDPRARLTAAQALSHPWVREGGDASEIPIDISVLSNMRQFVKYSRLKQFALRALASTIDEEELADLKDQFDAIDVDKNGAISLEEMRQALAKDLPWKLKESLVLEIVQAIDSNTDGLVDFTEFVAAALHVHQLEEHNSEKWQLRSQAAFEKFDIDRDGYITPEELRMHSGLRGSVDPLLEEADIDKDGRISLSEFRRLLRTASMSSQNVPGPSGHRNSKKL